One genomic window of Manihot esculenta cultivar AM560-2 unplaced genomic scaffold, M.esculenta_v8 Scaffold64, whole genome shotgun sequence includes the following:
- the LOC122722607 gene encoding uncharacterized protein LOC122722607: MSDPSEVIAGGVAPMVEEQGGGKRKGRGKSREPTRAREELGDLETRLAKVELVLIEEEEKFEEVDTRMEELGNGMEEFREEMQGALDSVVDKLASEMGSLRHAHSEENAAIKEENHFLRAEMDKMMGRMKELEEQLALLRSVVVQGGMAATPSTSGAPMARVEVPKPQAFRGTRNAKEIDNFLWSLEQYFKALGIVEDARKIDHAPLYLADTAMVWWRRREADIEKGTCTLETWDDFKRELKRQFYPVNAAHEARARLRRLTQRGTIRDYVKEFTEVILEIPGYPDNEALFAFMDGLQHWARLEIERRGAQDLATAISIAESLTEYQKGDKGKGVEQVKAKNSSDTHESKEGSAKPWRPKEGLSKGWRRPEGEREKPLQKCFLCDGPHMVRECPKRKVLSSLVEEKEASKQQGENMCMGALQLAAIDVKPKEVASERKGRLFAPMEVKGQSIQALVDTGASHNFMKLDVAKKLGVPFYGDKGWLKVVNSFPTPTYGVARNVQVKIGEWTGTLDFYIINLDDHSCVLGMDFMDKVKAVLLPYANDMCLADGNTLKAINLARGKSATSTLSSLQVVSPKELPKESLPPKRGQGHDDKKKRVGMTVDAMGPKSSLLRRIKDATMRDGQAKQLVRLARDGVTRKFVVDEGLIKTRRGSIFVPRWGKLREEVMRWCHDFMICGRPSVRKMMAMLGREFYWHHMVTDVKWFVRTCVGNHRVDGDSPREVNSEGRSQSAPQERRPWTSKVRLRGDATRASRE; encoded by the coding sequence ATGTCCGATCCAAGCGAGGTGATTGCTGGGGGAGTTGCTCCAATGGTGGAGGAGCAAGGTGGCGGTAAAAGGAAAGGAAGGGGCAAATCGAGGGAGCCTACACGAGCTAGGGAGGAGCTCGGTGATTTGGAGACCCGTCTTGCGAAGGTGGAGCTAGTCTTGatcgaggaggaggagaagttcGAGGAGGTTGACACCCGCATGGAGGAACTCGGCAATGGGATGGAAGAGTTCCGTGAGGAGATGCAAGGTGCCCTCGACTCCGTTGTGGACAAGCTAGCAAGTGAGATGGGGTCACTTAGGCATGCCCATTCCGAGGAGAATGCTGCCATTAAAGAGGAGAACCATTTCCTAAGGGCGGAAATGGATAAGATGATGGGGAGGATGAAGGAGCTCGAGGAGCAATTGGCATTGTTGCGCTCCGTGGTAGTCCAAGGTGGTATGGCAGCCACACCATCCACTTCGGGAGCTCCTATGGCACGAGTGGAAGTGCCTAAGCCACAAGCGTTCAGGGGGACGCGTAATGCGAAGGAGATTGACAATTTCCTATGGAGCTTAGAGCAATACTTCAAGGCCCTAGGAATTGTGGAAGATGCTAGGAAGATTGATCATGCCCCACTATATTTGGCTGACACCGCCATGGTCTGGTGGCGAAGGAGGGAAGCTGACATCGAGAAAGGCACTTGCACATTAGAGACGTGGGATGATTTTAAGAGAGAATTGAAGAGGCAATTCTATCCCGTGAATGCTGCTCATGAGGCACGAGCAAGGCTAAGGAGGCTTACTCAACGAGGGACAATTCGAGACTATGTGAAGGAGTTCACTGAGGTAATTCTCGAAATCCCTGGCTATCCTGATAATGAAGCACTCTTTGCTTTTATGGATGGGTTGCAACATTGGGCAAGGCTCGAGATTGAAAGGCGAGGAGCCCAAGATCTTGCCACTGCCATTTCTATTGCCGAGTCCTTGACTGAGTATCAGAAAGGGGACAAAGGCAAGGGGGTGGAGCAAGTAAAGGCCAAGAATAGTAGCGACACCCATGAAAGTAAGGAGGGGAGTGCTAAACCGTGGAGACCTAAGGAGGGTTTGTCCAAGGGATGGAGGAGGCCCGAAGGTGAGAGGGAGAAGCCTCTACAGAAGTGCTTCTTGTGCGATGGACCGCATATGGTGAGAGAGTGTCCAAAGCGCAAGGTCTTGTCTTCCTTAGTGGAAGAGAAGGAAGCAAGCAAGCAGCAAGGGGAGAACATGTGCATGGGTGCCTTACAACTAGCTGCCATCGATGTCAAACCAAAAGAGGTGGCAAGTGAGCGCAAGGGACGCTTGTTTGCGCCAAtggaggtaaaggggcagtcCATTCAAGCTTTGGTGGACACCGGGGCTTCACACAACTTCATGAAGCTCGATGTGGCGAAGAAGCTTGGAGTTCCTTTTTATGGTGATAAGGGTTGGTTGAAGGTTGTCAACTCTTTTCCAACCCCGACATATGGAGTTGCAAGGAATGTCCAAGTGAAGATAGGTGAGTGGACTGGAACTTTGGACTTCTACATTATTAATTTGGATGATCACTCTTGTGTGCTAGGCATGGATTTTATGGATAAGGTGAAGGCAGTTCTTCTCCCTTATGCCAATGATATGTGCTTAGCTGATGGAAATACCTTAAAGGCCATAAACTTGGCAAGAGGGAAGAGTGCCACTAGCACACTTTCTAGCCTACAAGTAGTAAGTCCAAAGGAGCTGCCCAAGGAGTCATTGCCACCAAAGAGAGGCCAGGGGCATGATGACAAGAAGAAGAGAGTAGGGATGACTGTCGACGCGATGGGTCCAAAGTCTTCCTTGTTGAGGCGCATCAAGGATGCAACGATGCGTGATGGGCAAGCCAAGCAATTGGTGAGGTTGGCTCGCGATGGGGTCACAAGGAAGTTCGTGGTCGATGAGGGGCTCATTAAAACAAGGCGTGGCAGCATCTTTGTGCCTAGATGGGGCAAGTTACGGGAGGAGGTCATGAGGTGGTGTCATGACTTCATGATTTGTGGCCGTCCAAGTGTGAGGAAAATGATGGCAATGCTTGGACGAGAATTCTATTGGCATCACATGGTGACGGATGTCAAATGGTTTGTGAGGACTTGTGTGGGGAATCATAGAGTGGATGGTGATTCTCCAAGGGAGGTAAATTCTGAGGGACGTTCTCAATCTGCACCGCAGGAGAGAAGACCATGGACGTCTAAGGTGCGACTTCGTGGAGACGCGACGAGGGCGTCGCGAGAATAG